Genomic DNA from Acuticoccus sp. MNP-M23:
CGCCTTCGTGCCGGTGGCCGATACGCTGGCAGTCGCCCCTTTCGGCGCCACACCCATGTTCCTGCTGCAAGGCATGTTCGGAGCCCAGAGCCAGGACGTGCTCAGCCCGCTCGACCCGCGCAGCATCCTGCTGGCACAGGATGCCCGCGCCCGCGCCGCCGGCCTGACGCCCGTGATGGCGCTGGAGATCGAATTCTACCTCATCGACCCGAAGGCGAACACGCCGGCGTGCCATCCAAGCCGCGGCACACCGCTCGGCCGCTCGCAGGTTCTCGACGTCGACCTTCTGGAGGCGTTCGACCCGGTCCTGTCAGACATTCGCGACAGTGCCGCGCGACTAGGCTTGCCGGCCGACACCATCCTCGCCGAGTTCGGCGCCGGGCAGTTCGAGATCAACCTCGCCCACACCGATGCAGCGCGCGCATGCGACCAGCTGGTTGCGCTGAAGCGGCTCGTAAAGGTCAAGGCGCGGGCGCACGGGCTGGATGCGACGTTCATGGCAAAGCCCTTTACCGGCTGGTCGGGCTCGGGCCTTCACCTCCACCTCAGCATGCTGGACGGAGACGGGCGCAACGTGTTCGACGAACCGGGCACCCCCGTCGGCCCGCGCCTCGGGCATGCCATCGCGGGGCTGGCCGGCACCGCGCGCGAAACCTTCCTGATGGCAGCGCCGCACCTCAACTCCTACCGGCGGCACCGCCCGGGCTCCTATGCCCCCATCGGCGCCACCTGGGGGGTGGACAACCGCGGCGCTGCCATCCGCGTGCCCACCGCCACAGGCCCGGCCGCCCGGCTGGAGCACAGGATTGCCGGCGCCGATGCCAACCCCTATCTCGTCGCAGCCACGGTTCTGGCCGGGGCGCTGCACGGGATGGAAAATGCGCTGACGCCGAGCGCGCCTTGCGAAAGCGATTTCGGCGAAGGCGACCGCTTTCCGGAGGCGTGGACCGAGGCCATCGACCTGTTCGAGGGCTCGGACCATGTGGCGAACACCTTCGGCACGGAGTTCGCGCGGGTGTTCGCGGCCATGAAGCGGCAGGAGGCGGCCGCCCTGCGTGCCCGCGTCACCGACGTCGAGCACGCCGTCTATCTGCGAAACGTCTAGAGCGTTTCTCGCTCCTATTGCCCCACCCGATGGCCCGCTGACGCAGGGTGGCAAGGAGCGTCGTGCAGCCGGTAGCGGGAGTACCGGCAAGCGGCGTGACGCTGTCCACCCTGCGTCAGCGGGCCACCCGGAGGGCGCCGCCAGGGCGTTCGCCGGACTGCGTTGCAGCGCTTGGCCGTGCGGCCGGCACGCCCGGCGCGCTGCGCCTCGCCGGCAAACGCCCTGACGACGTCGAGTGGGCCAATACGAGCGAGAAACGCTCTAGCCTTCGTCGGCGCCATCCTCGCGCGCGATCCGCAGCGGCTCCTTGAAGGTCATCGTGCGGTAGGGGAACGGGATCTCGATGCCCGCATCGTCCAGCGCGCGCTTGACCGCGGCAACCACCTCATCGCGCGAGGTGCGCACGTCGACCGGCTTGGAGCCGGTCCACCACGTCACCTCGAAGTTGATCGACGAACTGGCAAATTCCTGCGCGAAGATCTGCACCGGGCGGCCCTCGGTGATCACCGTGCTGCAGGCCTTCACCGCCTTGGCAATCACGTCGCGCGAGGCGTCCACGTCCTCGCCATAGGCGACGCCGCAGATGAAAGTGGTGCGGCGCTGTTCCTGGTCGGTGATCACGGTCAGCGGGTTCTTGAACACCATCGCATTGGGCAGGATGACGAGCTGGCCGTCAGTCCGCCGCACATAGGTCTCGCGGATGGTGATGCGCTCGACGCACCCCTCGTGCCCGTTGCTGTCGACAAAATCTCCGATCCGCATGGACGCGCGAAACAGGATCATGATCCCGGCAAAGAAATTCTCGAACACGTCCTTGAACGCAAAACCGATAGCGACCGAGCCAAGGCCGACGCCGGCCAGCGCAGACGCCGGTGTAAGGGTGGGAAACAGCACCACCGCTGCGGTGGTGAGGCCCACAACCCAGGTCAGAATGGAGGCAAGGAGCGTGAACAGCTCCTGGAGCGACTGGCGCAAACGCGCCCGCCGTGTGGCCGACTGGACCGCCCTGTGGACCAGCTTGGCCATAAGCCAGGTGAGGAGGATCACCGCAAAGGCTGCGGCAACTTCGGGCAACAGCTCAATGGCGTTGCGCCCCAGCCGCGTCATCTCGCGAACCAGGATCGTGATGGGTTCCATTGGTGTTTCCTCAGCCGGCCGTTTCGGAAATAACCCGCGGGCGGCTCCTTGGTTCACCACTTTGTCACAGGACCAGGCGACAGGATGCGCTTGCCTTGGGCAAGCCTGCCGGGGCACCCTCCCCGCCCCAAGGAGATTGAAGCATTGACGCGCGCATCCAAGACAGACCATCGGCCCGTGAAGGCTGGCGCCGCGCGGTTCCCGCAATGACGCACGCAACGCCGCTGCCGTCCGAGGCGCCGCAGGAGAACCCGCGCGACCTCAGCGCCTTCGCCCATGTCGACACATGGATCTTCGACCTCGACAACACGCTCTACCCTTCGCACACGGACCTGTTTGCCCAGGTCGACCAGCGGATGGGCGACTTTGTGGCAAAGCTTCTCGACATGGAGCGCAGCGCCGCCCACCTTTTGCAGAAGGACTATTACAAGCGCTACGGCACCACGCTGCGCGGCCTGATGGTGGAGCACGGGATCAACCCGGACGGTTTCCTCGAGTTCGTCCACGACATCGACCACTCGAAGGTGCTGCCCGACCCTCGCCTCGGCGCGGCGCTGGAGGCGCTCCCGGGCCGCCGCTTCATCATGACCAACGGCACCACTGCCCACTCCAACGCCATCACCGGACGCCTTGGCCTGGACGCCCACTTCGAGGACGTGTTCGACATTGTCGCAGCAGACCTCATCCCCAAGCCAGCGGCGGAAACCTACACGCGGTTCTGGGACAAGCACGGGATCGACCCCGCCCGCTCGGCCATGTTCGAAGATCTTTCGCGCAACCTTGTGGTGCCGGCTGAACACGGGATGCGTACGGTGCTGATCGTGCCGGAGGGAACGCGCGAGGTTTTCCGCGAGGACTGGGAGCTTGAGGGACGCGAGGCCCCGCACGTCGAATATGTGACGGACGATCTTGCCGGCTTTCTGGAGCGTCTTCCGGGCGCCCTCGCGCCCGCCGCGCCGGATTGAAGCGCCGGCCGCCACCACCCGGCCCTATGATTTTCACAGCCGAGCCATTATGTCTTCGGCGGACCCACACGCCTTTGGACTTTCGATGCAAATAAATTCCGCCGAGCGCGAGCGCCTGGAAGCCACCATTGATGCCGCGTTCGAAGAGCGCAGCACCGTGACAGCCCGCACCACCGGCCGCGTGCGCGATGCCGTGGACAAGGCCCTCGGCCTTCTGGACCGCGGCGTCCTGCGCGTTGCCGAGCCTGACGGTGCCGGCGGCTGGAAGATCAACGAGTGGCTCAAGAAAGCCGTCCTCCTCTCGTTCCGCCTCACCCCGATGGAAACCATCGAAGGCGCCGCCGGCAACGCAAGCTGGTGGGACAAGGTGCCTTCCAAGTTTGCCGGCTGGTCGGCGCTTGATTTCGAGCAGGCCGGCTTCCGCGCCGTTCCGGGCTCGATCGTGCGCCGCTCGGCCTTCATCGCGCCCGGTGTGGTGCTGATGCCCTCTTTCGTGAACCTCGGCGCCTACGTCGACGAAGGCACCATGGTCGATACGTGGGCGACCATCGGCTCCTGCGCACAGATCGGCAAGAACTGCCACATCTCGGGCGGTGCCGGCATTGGCGGCGTGCTTGAGCCGCTGCAGGCCGCGCCCGTCATCATCGAGGACAACTGCTTCATCGGCGCCCGGTCCGAAGTGGCCGAAGGCGTCCGCGTCGGCACCGGCTCGGTGCTCTCCATGGGTGTGTTCCTCGGCGCCTCGACCAAGGTGATCGACCGCGCCACCGGCGAGACCTTCATGGGCGAGGTGCCGCCCTACTCCGTGGTGGTGCCGGGCAACATCGCCACCAAGTCCGGCGGCGGGCACGACCTTTCCCTCGCCGCTGCCATCATCGTGAAGCGGGTGGACGAGCGCACGCGCTCGAAGACGTCGATCAACGAGCTGCTTCGAGACTGACATGGCCGGAGCGCGCCAGCCGACATTATTGTGGGCCCTTCTGGGCCTCGACGGACGTGTCAGCCGGGAGGTGTTCTGGCTGGGCAATTTCGGCTGCGGCTTTATCGGCGTCGCGCTCCTGATGCCATCCCTCGACCCGGACACCGGGGCCCTGGTTCTGGCGCCGACCTCGCCGGTCGTGTTTGCGGCCCTGTTGTGGACCGAGGTGGCGTTGGCGGTGAAACGCCTGCACGACCGCAACCTGACCGGCTGGTACGCCGCGGCGTTCGGCATCCCTGTTCTGGGCCTTGCTGCCTTCTTCGTCATCGGGCTTCTGCCCGGCGACCGGGGCGCCAACAAGTACGGGCCTGCCACCAACACACGCGGACCGGTTTGACGGGCCGGCGAAGAGAACTCCCATGAGCCGCACGCCAAGCGCCACCGTCGACCCTGTCGCCCTCGCCAAAGACCTCATCCGCGTCAACTCGGTGACGCCGGCCGGCCCGGCCTGTTTCGACATTGTCGAGACCGTGCTCGCTGGTGCGGGCTTCACCGTGGAACGCGTGTTCTTCGACGAGGACGGCAGCGGCCCCGTCGAGAACCTCTTTGCCACCGCTGGCGACGGCAACCGCCATCTCGCCTTTGCCGGCCACGTCGATGTCGTCCCCCCCGGCCCCGCCGAGGCCTGGACCCACGACCCTTTCGGCGCCGCCACCGACGGCGACACGCTTTATGGCCGCGGCGCGCAGGACATGAAGGGCGGCGTCGCCGCAATGATCGCGGCCGCCGTGTCCTGGCGCGCCGAGGGCGGACCGGGTCGCATCTCGTTCCTCATCACCGGAGACGAGGAAGGCCCGGCCCTCAGCGGCACCCGGCCGCTGATGGCATGGTGCGCCGAACGCACCAGTTTCGATGCCGCCATTGTCGGCGAGCCCACCTCGCGCGAGGTTCTGGGCGACACCATCAAGATCGGCCGGCGCGGGTCCCTCTCCGCCACCATCACAATCAAGGGCAAGCAGGGCCACGTCGCCTACCAGCACAACGCGGAAAACCCCATCGCGCACGCCGTTGCCATCGGCGCTGCGCTGATGGCGCCGCTTGATGAAGGGAGCGCAGCGTTCGCCCCCACCAACCTTGAAATCACCTCGATGGATGTGGGCAACACGGCATTCAACGTCATTCCCGGTGAGGCGGCTCTGCGCTTCAACGTGCGCTTCAACGACCACTGGACCGCCGACACGCTGAAAGCCGAGCTTGGCGGCAGGATCGAGCGCGCCGCCCCCGGCGCCAAAATGAGCATCGCCTGGCAACCCGGCATCAGCGACTGTTTCCTCACCCGCGATGACGCCCTGATCGAAGCGGTGACCAGCGCCGTTGCAACCGTCACCGGCGTAACCCCCGAGGCGACGACGGGCGGCGGCACCTCGGACGCACGCTTCATCAAGAATTATTGCCCGGTGATCGAATTCGGGGCTGTGGGATCGACCATGCATCAGGTGGACGAGCGCACGTCCGTCGCCGAGCTGGAAACGCTCACCAAAGCCTACGGGGCAATCATCGCCAGCGTTCTGGCCCCATGAGGGCCATGTTCGCTGCGGCTCCTGCGGCCGTGCCATGCTGAGCGCGGCGGAAATCAACCGCTCGCTGCGCGGCGCGTGGCTCCTGTTCCTCGGGCGCGAGGAAGGACTTCAGGCGCTCGACCGTTCGGTCGACGGCTTCTGGCGTTCGTTTGCGGTGATCGTGCTCGTGCTGCCGCTGACGGCAATCAGCGTCGTCGCCGTCACGCGCGGCGATCCGGACCGCGCCTTCAGCGACATTTTCCTGTCACAGATCCCCCTGCTCCTCCTCGACTGGGTGATTTTCCCCCTCGTGATGGCGCTGGTGGCGCGGCCGCTCGGCGTCTCCGCGCATTATGTGTCCTATGTGGTCGCCCGCAATTGGGCAGCGCCGATCACGGCCGCCATCCTCACCGTGCCGCTGGTGCTGGAGGGGGCTGGCTTCTTGCCGGTGGAAGGCGCCAACCTCCTTTCCATCATCGCGCTGCTGATGGTGCTCTACTACCATTTCCGGGTCTTACGGCTGGCGTTGAAGACGCCGGTATCGCTGTCGATCGGGCTGGTGGTTGCCGACTTCTGCGTGACCATGGTGCTGATCGGCATGTTCGGCTGAGGCTGGCAACGCCAGCGCCGCATCAGTGGCTGGCGAGATCGGTGCCGGCCACCTCTTCCAGATCCGCAAGCAGCGTGTGCAGCGAGGCAAGGCGCGACGCGCCGTATTGTTCTTCGAGGCCGTCCGCGGTTTCGCGCCAGCTCTGGCGGGCGGCGTGGAAGGTCTTCATCCCGTGCGGTGTCAGGCTGAGGCGGCGCTCGCGGCGGTCATCGCCCGGACAGGCGGCAATGAAACCCGCCGCCCGCATCCGCTCGACCGTGCGCGACAGGGTCGTCCGGTCGGTTCCCACGGCAACGGCCAGTGCCGACAGCGTCA
This window encodes:
- a CDS encoding pyrimidine 5'-nucleotidase — encoded protein: MTHATPLPSEAPQENPRDLSAFAHVDTWIFDLDNTLYPSHTDLFAQVDQRMGDFVAKLLDMERSAAHLLQKDYYKRYGTTLRGLMVEHGINPDGFLEFVHDIDHSKVLPDPRLGAALEALPGRRFIMTNGTTAHSNAITGRLGLDAHFEDVFDIVAADLIPKPAAETYTRFWDKHGIDPARSAMFEDLSRNLVVPAEHGMRTVLIVPEGTREVFREDWELEGREAPHVEYVTDDLAGFLERLPGALAPAAPD
- a CDS encoding mechanosensitive ion channel family protein, encoding MEPITILVREMTRLGRNAIELLPEVAAAFAVILLTWLMAKLVHRAVQSATRRARLRQSLQELFTLLASILTWVVGLTTAAVVLFPTLTPASALAGVGLGSVAIGFAFKDVFENFFAGIMILFRASMRIGDFVDSNGHEGCVERITIRETYVRRTDGQLVILPNAMVFKNPLTVITDQEQRRTTFICGVAYGEDVDASRDVIAKAVKACSTVITEGRPVQIFAQEFASSSINFEVTWWTGSKPVDVRTSRDEVVAAVKRALDDAGIEIPFPYRTMTFKEPLRIAREDGADEG
- a CDS encoding DUF805 domain-containing protein — encoded protein: MAGARQPTLLWALLGLDGRVSREVFWLGNFGCGFIGVALLMPSLDPDTGALVLAPTSPVVFAALLWTEVALAVKRLHDRNLTGWYAAAFGIPVLGLAAFFVIGLLPGDRGANKYGPATNTRGPV
- the dapE gene encoding succinyl-diaminopimelate desuccinylase, producing the protein MSRTPSATVDPVALAKDLIRVNSVTPAGPACFDIVETVLAGAGFTVERVFFDEDGSGPVENLFATAGDGNRHLAFAGHVDVVPPGPAEAWTHDPFGAATDGDTLYGRGAQDMKGGVAAMIAAAVSWRAEGGPGRISFLITGDEEGPALSGTRPLMAWCAERTSFDAAIVGEPTSREVLGDTIKIGRRGSLSATITIKGKQGHVAYQHNAENPIAHAVAIGAALMAPLDEGSAAFAPTNLEITSMDVGNTAFNVIPGEAALRFNVRFNDHWTADTLKAELGGRIERAAPGAKMSIAWQPGISDCFLTRDDALIEAVTSAVATVTGVTPEATTGGGTSDARFIKNYCPVIEFGAVGSTMHQVDERTSVAELETLTKAYGAIIASVLAP
- the dapD gene encoding 2,3,4,5-tetrahydropyridine-2,6-dicarboxylate N-succinyltransferase — translated: MQINSAERERLEATIDAAFEERSTVTARTTGRVRDAVDKALGLLDRGVLRVAEPDGAGGWKINEWLKKAVLLSFRLTPMETIEGAAGNASWWDKVPSKFAGWSALDFEQAGFRAVPGSIVRRSAFIAPGVVLMPSFVNLGAYVDEGTMVDTWATIGSCAQIGKNCHISGGAGIGGVLEPLQAAPVIIEDNCFIGARSEVAEGVRVGTGSVLSMGVFLGASTKVIDRATGETFMGEVPPYSVVVPGNIATKSGGGHDLSLAAAIIVKRVDERTRSKTSINELLRD
- a CDS encoding glutamine synthetase family protein: MTGAPDSFDIQPFADKLAQMTAQHPDVALGEIFAVNLNGALHGKRVPLSTLLKLAADGPRALRFQLSLAGLDVFGDDVAEARIAMEIGDPDGAFVPVADTLAVAPFGATPMFLLQGMFGAQSQDVLSPLDPRSILLAQDARARAAGLTPVMALEIEFYLIDPKANTPACHPSRGTPLGRSQVLDVDLLEAFDPVLSDIRDSAARLGLPADTILAEFGAGQFEINLAHTDAARACDQLVALKRLVKVKARAHGLDATFMAKPFTGWSGSGLHLHLSMLDGDGRNVFDEPGTPVGPRLGHAIAGLAGTARETFLMAAPHLNSYRRHRPGSYAPIGATWGVDNRGAAIRVPTATGPAARLEHRIAGADANPYLVAATVLAGALHGMENALTPSAPCESDFGEGDRFPEAWTEAIDLFEGSDHVANTFGTEFARVFAAMKRQEAAALRARVTDVEHAVYLRNV
- a CDS encoding MarR family transcriptional regulator, with protein sequence MTDSPTEAIEAIEEKRCSEEEKSLPCTCLRLRRVARQITSVYDAALEPHGVSIVTYAVLSTLNRESPLTLSALAVAVGTDRTTLSRTVERMRAAGFIAACPGDDRRERRLSLTPHGMKTFHAARQSWRETADGLEEQYGASRLASLHTLLADLEEVAGTDLASH